One segment of Bacillota bacterium DNA contains the following:
- a CDS encoding GDP-mannose 4,6-dehydratase gives MENVAVNAAFWADRRVFVTGATGLVGSWLVREMVDQGAYVVVLVRDWDPQSELIRSGTIQRTHVVHGRLEDYEILERAISEHEIDTVFHLGAQTIVGTALRSP, from the coding sequence ATGGAAAATGTGGCTGTGAACGCAGCGTTCTGGGCTGACCGGCGCGTCTTTGTCACCGGGGCCACAGGGCTCGTCGGTTCGTGGCTAGTGCGAGAGATGGTGGACCAGGGCGCTTATGTGGTGGTTCTGGTTAGGGACTGGGATCCGCAGTCGGAACTCATCCGTAGCGGTACCATACAGCGTACACATGTCGTCCATGGACGCTTGGAGGACTACGAGATCCTGGAGCGGGCCATCAGTGAACACGAGATCGACACGGTTTTCCACCTTGGAGCTCAAACTATCGTCGGTACAGCTTTGCGTAGCCCG